DNA sequence from the Suricata suricatta isolate VVHF042 chromosome 14, meerkat_22Aug2017_6uvM2_HiC, whole genome shotgun sequence genome:
GATTTTCTTTTCGAATACAGCAGAGAGAAGTGTGCGATAGTCTGAGCTTGCACAGCTCCCCCAGGCTCCCCGGCTCTCCAGGTGCACCGGCAGTGGGAACAAGGGCCGGCGGTTCTCACCAGAGGGACAACAGCTGACCTGTTTCATTAGCTGTCCTCCCTGTCCTTGGACGTGAGGCACGGCTGGCCCAGATCTCCGATGTGACCAGCTGACACACGCTGCTCTGTACAAACACGTACCAGAATAAGAATGGAGGACTTGCTCATGCACACAGAGCTGCCCTGGGGCCACCATGGTCTGGAGATAAACCCACATGGCCATTCTGAGGGCTGCAGTGGTGGCAACTCTGGTTTAAATGCCTCCTTAACAGGACCACTCTCTAATAAACACTAGAAGTTAATCTGCTTCTTCATCTTGGGAATCTCAGcttgatatgtttttttaataaataattttaaagataggaATGATAGAAATGCTATACACGAGAACCTAATTACAAATGTcacttcatttgtatttctctcttaCCGGTGGCTCCTTCTATAGCTATACTGTTTGTTGGGCTTTAATGATTTAGGTGTTGTAAAATACCTATGTATAATGATTTAGTTATTCAATAAAGGTGGTGTTCCCTGCACTATTTAATCTTGGCATCTGAGAGTATCAGGCTCAATGACAAGATGTCAACCCTACCTGGATACAATGAGTAATAACCATGATCTACGTAGCAAAGACCCACAAAGGAGGTATCAGATGGCCTCACCAAGTCCACAGGCGGAAAGTGCCACGCCAGGAGGAGCTGCTTAACTTAGCTACTGGCCATGCTTGGGAGCCGGTCACGAGATGTTACACTGCCTGCTTCTACACtgcagacagacagcgtgagacAAAGTTTTCTAAGCTAACGAGAGGGAGCATGGCCGGTCTCTCCAGCACGTGACAaaggggtgaggagggaaagCTGTTTTACAGAAGCCGCGGTGCTGTCACCTAGAAGGCACATGGCACTGCTGCAGAGCCACCACCACAGCTGACTGTCACAGTGCTGGTCCAGTTATGCCCAAGCCTTGGGATATTTCATTTCCTAGCTAATTCCTTGAAGACAGGACCAGAGAAATACACAAGTTTACTGGCACAGACTACAGCTGAATGGTGCCGTTGGGGTTGTAAAAAGTGGGATACTTTCTTCAAAATGCAGATCACGATGCAAACACAGCTGGGAGAGAAAATACAGCTGTGCAGCCTGATGCAATTATTTCTCTGCAAAAGTGGCTTTGTTTCCAGAAGAAAAGGACTGGGCGAGAGCGGGTAAAGAATGAGGACAGTAAGCCTTTACGAGTTAACAAATGTCGGGACAGTGCTGCTGTGATGGCCTCTCTGGTGGTTTATTTCACCCTAACTTACACTTCACGAGGCTGTACAGTGTTTGTGACGGGACAGGTGTGGAGCCCTGATCAATTCCCTGTAGTGTGGACCCACTGACATGAAAATCTTACCTGTGGGTTACAGGTTACATAGATTATACATAAAAGCAACAGAATGTGGAATAAGGACATTTTAACTGCACAGCACAGTGTTTCTAAATGAGACACTAGGAAGTATGAAGCATCATCCCCTTCTGCCTTCTTCAGTAAGTGGTGGTCAACCACACATATTGAACATAAATGCAGTTTTGTTGGTACATTGCGTGGCTAATCCGGAGGTAGCATAAgacttcatatatattttggttTCAAGGGTTAGTAGTAAGTGCAAGACCACTGGATATGTAGCACATAACAACCTGTGGAGCCATTTACATttgcagcaaaacaaaacaaacacaaagaatttTGTTACTTGCTATAATTTCTACTGGATTGGTTAAAAACAGAGGTAAAATACGGATATTTAGTGTGGTAATCGTGATAGATGTCCATCTATGCCTGATGAGGCCCATGTACACAGTAACTGATACTCAGAATTGTGTTAAATGTTCATCATTTAACACCTGGCACAGAAAACAAGTGCTGCACTCAAAATATTAACCTAAGAACATTCAATAGAGGAACCATGTACAGATATGTTTTCAGAATTAAGGAAACCAACCAGCGGTGGTGAAGCATCCAGAAGTAGTTGACACCCCAAATTGTGAAGAGCAAGGAGAGGGAAGCGTTAACAGAAAAGAGAGCCTAAGACCTCAGGAGGGCACGGGGCGGGTTGCAGCCGTGCGGGCACGCAGACGCCACCCACACCCAGGTCCAGGCAGGGGAACAAGGTTAAGTGTTCCAACCTCTCTCCTCCCGCTTGCTGATCAAGCACCTCCTGAGTTCAAACCTAAGCACAAACCCTAGAGAGGCCAAACCTAAAGGACAGTTCCTGGGGGTACAGAGCTGGGAGGTGGcgcggggggccgggggggggggggggcagggacgCAAAGAATAGGCAGCACAGGTGCAACTCTACTGTGTGGCCGCTGCACACACACGTCGCCCTGAGCCCTGAGGCTGCCGTCTGTTTAACCGGTTCTGAAGATTCATACATGAGCGCTGTTGTTGTGATACTTTACTTCTAAACAGATCATAACCCACAATGCATTGTTATTTGGCTTTAAGCAATCAATgaccattttaaaagatttttaagtgaGGAAAGAGATCTTTTATATGTACCGACATGTTCACCACTTCCAGAGCTGCTCATTTCTTCCTGTCGACTCTCATTTCCAAAACTTGCTTTAATGTTTCCCAAAAGAAGGTCTATAgttaaattctctttctctaggaaacttttttttttgctttcatttttgaaagatgttttTGATGGGAAATAGACAAacagcaggtgggggagggttaCTGTAAAGCTCTCACTCCCTTGTGTTCCAGCTCGAGTAGTTTCTGACTGGAAGTATGTGTGGTCCTCTGTTCTGTGAAAGTACCCGGTCTTTCTCTGGGTGCCTCACAACTGTTCTTTATCAAGGGCTTCATTAGTTGGACTATAATGTCCAACAGCAGGATTTCCTCTATGATCTTGGGGTTCTTTGAACTTCTTGAATATGCGGAGTTACATTTTTCATCATATGTGTAAAAGTTTCACCCATTATTGAGAACCTTCTcatgccccttctctgcttctccgTCTAGGACTCCACACATACACGTGTCATGTTGTAACTGACTCCCTATTCTTTtcttccaagtcttttttttctccctctgtgtccaTCAGTTGGATAGTTTTTATTCTTACTCAAATTCATTGATTGTTCTTCTATGTCTAATCTGCTCTTAATTCCATccagttttttttgttgttcctttaattttCAGGTATTACTGTTTTTATCCTGAGAAGTTCCACTCAGGCTTTAAGAAATACATCTTCCAATTCCCACTGTTGCATTCCTGTTTTcccatatatttataaaagctaTTTGAATATCCTGATCTAATGCCAcctgatttcctttttctgtctttctaccGACTGATTTTTCTCCTGATTACAAGTCATATTCTCATGGCCTCATGGCTATGTTTTTGGATGCCAGACATTTGGATACAGACCAGCATTCAATCTAGAATTAATTACCTCATGACTAAGATAATACTCTGCTGGGAATCCTACCTGATGCCCCATGTGTTAAAGGTGGTTTCCTCTCCGGGTGGTGGGAACTTGAGTCCCGGCTCTACAGTGATTTCTGGGAACTGCTCAGGCCAACCGCTCTCCAGCACTTTTCCTGGCCTCAGGAAGTCTCTGATCAAACACATGTGAATCAGTACTAAGCCGAAGACTAAGGGCGCTCCTCGGAGATTCCTGCAGCTGTCTCTCTGAGGAGCTCCCTCGCTTCGGTACCTCTCCCTGCAAACTCTAGCtactctgtccccaccccccacccccgcccccgaaTGCCAATTCAGCAAGACCCAcactccttcctttccctgttcTGCAGCCTGGGAACTGCCACCAGGTTGGGCTGGGCTCTCATGGGCTCACGTCACTTGCTACACCTTCTGCCACGGATCACACGCTTCCCCTTGTCATAGGTCTGAAAACcattatttcatatacattttacagTTTCTAGCTGTTCAAGGCAGGGGACTTGAATTGGCCCTTGCCACATCACCACAGCAGAAAGCAGAAGTCTTCACACTTAAAACACAGTTACCACtcaaaattaactattttttatcctttatatACAACAAGTACAACTTTAGAACTATTTCAATAGGATCAGGCTTATCAGAATCCTACAAAACTATCAGGACTTCTCATTCATCCTAAATCTCTAATTCAAGATGCTCAGTATTTCCTTTGTGATGTGTCCTCTCGTGTACCATCAATTATCCTTTCTTGATGAAACCTTCTACTTGTTTTTTACAACGGGTTCCTCCTCGTGTTTGGGCCCTCTGATGAGGAGCTGTCGCTCCTGACTACAAGGTTCTGCACTACTATGATGCTGATAAGACTTCCACACCAACAAGTCACTAATGTGTAACAAGCTGTGTGTTCTAGAAGGCTCTCTTACACTATGTAAAAATACTTCCCTCCTTTCTGAACCCTGCTGGGTGAGATCTGCCTTCTCAGTGCACTGACAGGGTTCCCCCATCAGTCTGACAGACTTTCCATATTCACAGCACCCATGCGGCTTCTAGATTACATGAGTCCTCTGATGAGCCATGAGCTGTGACTTCCTGCTGAAAGCAGTCCCACACTCACTGCATCCATAGTATTTATCTcctgtatgaattctctgatgccTCATAAGGTGTGACTTTCTAGTGAAAGACTTCCCACATTCACTACATTTATAGGGTCTCTCtcctgtgtgaattctctgatgtatAATGAGCTGTGCCTTCTCAAAGAAGGCTTTTGCACACTCATTGCACCCATAGGTTTTCTCTCCCGTGTGATTTCTTTGATGCTTAATGAGCTGCACTTTCTGAacaaaggctttcccacattcactgcactcaTAAGGCTTCTCCCCTGTATGAATTCTCTGGTGCCTCAGAAGCTGTGGCTTCCAGGCAAAAGCTTTCCTGCATTCGCTACATTCAAagggtttttctccagtatgggTTCTCTGATGATGAACAAGGCTTGACTTCTCACTGAAGGTTTTCCCACAGTCCCTGCACTCATAGGGCTTCTCTCCTGTGTGCGTCCTCTGATGGGATATCAGGCTTGACTTCTGGGTGAAGGCTCTCCCACACTCACCGCACtcataaggcttctctccagtgtgagttcTCTGATGCGTTAGGAGCTGTGACTTACCAAAGAAGGTTTTTCCACATTCAACACATCCATAAGGTTTCTCCCCTAAATGAGTTTTTTGATGTCTGATTAGCTCTGACTTCTTAAAGAATGCTTCTTCACAGTCACTGCACTGATAGTTCTTCTCTCCTGTATGAGTTACTTGATGCTTAATGAGTTGTGGCTTTCTGATAAAGGCTTCACCACACTCCCTGCATTCATAGGGCTTCTCTCCTGTGTGGATCCTCTGATGCCTAATGAGGAGTGAGTTCCTGCTGAAGGCTTTTGTACACTCATTACATGCATACGGTTTCTTCCCCGTATGAGTCCTCTGATGAGTAATGAGCTGGGACTTCCAGAAGAAGGCTTTCCCACAATCACTACATTGATacggtttctctcctgtatgtgTTCTCTGATGCGTAATGAGCTTTAATTTCTGGGAGAAcgctttcccacattcactgcagcCATAAGGTTTCTCTATTGTATGGGTTCTCTGATGTCTTTTAAGCTGTGACTTCCTgctgaaggcttttccacattcgCTGCATCCATAgggcttctctcctgtgtgagttcTCTGATGTAAAATGAGTAATGACTTCCTACTGAAAGCTTTCTGACATTCACCACACCCATATGGTTTTTCTCCTGAATGAGTCCTTTGATGAATAGTGAGCAATGACTTCTGTgagaaggctttcccacattcactgcatcCATAGGGCTTCTCTCCTGTATGGGTCCTCTGATGTATAAGAAGCTGTGACTTCTTATTAAAAACTTTGCCACACTCCATGCATAAACAGACTCCTGTATGTGTAACATGGTCTGCAATGAGCCATGCCCCTCTACTGCTGGCTTTCCTACACATATTGCAACCACAGTATTTTACTCCACCATGAGTTCTATCAGGTTTGATGTAGAATAACAATTTCTTACTGAGCTCATCAAGTTTCTTTCTTCCAtagttattttttgaaataagaaacTCAAAAGGATGTCTCACATTTTTTTCACCTGTGCCACATTTATAGGGTCTCATTCCTAAATGAACAAAGTTAATGcttgaatgaaatattttcctaaaaacatCATATTCACGGCCTCTCTCCATACGTCTAAGCGTGTCTTGATTATGCTGGTGCCACATTTTGAGATTGTTATCTAGCCAGACttcttctaaaaaggaaaaaaatgaatcgTACTGTGTAAATGCCCCAATGATTATGCTTATTGAATAAAACTTCTGAAATGGAAGCTAGgatcccagttaaaaaaaaaatctcccaaatacAATCTCTACTGATGGgacatgaaaaatgttcattgACACTGTTAACAAACTAGACTTTCAataagaaaccttaaaaaaatttttttgacagaaatgaaaacatccaaaagttacaaatgttaaaaacatgaacttttaaatgagaaaagatgaTATACATTCACGGAGCAGTGATCTTAAGCAATTTATAATCAAATAAAGGAGTCATTAATTTACTTATTCGACAATAATCTGATTATTTACCACTTGTCCAGAAGTTGTTAGTaacagacaaaagaagaaaagaggtaaCCAACCCACCATCAGAGGGCTTACAACACAGTGAATACTGAGAGTAACAAGCACACAAAAGAGCAAGATTGGTACACACGGCTGGATACCACACAGGAAGCAACACTGAGTACAATGCAGAGTAAATACAGGATATCAAGTTTTCATCTGAAACATGAGAAACGGTAGGCTCCTCTACGAGCATTACATACATTTAAAGAACATTCTCATTCAACGCTATCAGCTAGTCACTAGTACCACTAACTTCACCATCACTGAAGCTATCTCCTGAGCTTATCAAAGAGTTCTCTGGAGCTCAGCATCAACcttttatttaggtctttcatcattttcttttggtttttcaatattttaactaAATGTATAATCTGCATAATGAATGTACATGTAATCCTATCATAAAAGGTATTCCAAAGCACAAGAACTCTTTGCATAACATTAGGACACTAAGTACAACTGTGTGTGATTTCCACAACATGACCATTTATTGGATATTTTAAAGTGAAGGTTTGTttgctttatattatttattagcaATAATAATTGCTAATATTCCCAGGAGGTACCCTGAAAGATGAAAGTTCTGGCAAGACTTCAAATACAAGGCAACTACTTTTCGGCAAGATTTTTtgaaggggtgagggggaggtGGACCTTATCTAATTCTCAGACATATCAGAATTTCAGAACAAGGACCAACTAGAGCTGCTGACATGGAGAATCAAAGGATTCAATGTTTTGACTTGAGTGAGTGGAGGTACTAATACTATTCACCAAGATGAAAAATACTTAGAAACTTAGAGATTAAAAGCAAGAGTCGTA
Encoded proteins:
- the ZNF605 gene encoding zinc finger protein 605 isoform X1 → MIQSQISFEDVAVDFSLEEWQLLNPTQKNLYRDVMLENYSNLVFLGYQIIKPDATFRLKREQPWRTDEVLSQNFSEEVWLDNNLKMWHQHNQDTLRRMERGREYDVFRKIFHSSINFVHLGMRPYKCGTGEKNVRHPFEFLISKNNYGRKKLDELSKKLLFYIKPDRTHGGVKYCGCNMCRKASSRGAWLIADHVTHTGVCLCMECGKVFNKKSQLLIHQRTHTGEKPYGCSECGKAFSQKSLLTIHQRTHSGEKPYGCGECQKAFSRKSLLILHQRTHTGEKPYGCSECGKAFSRKSQLKRHQRTHTIEKPYGCSECGKAFSQKLKLITHQRTHTGEKPYQCSDCGKAFFWKSQLITHQRTHTGKKPYACNECTKAFSRNSLLIRHQRIHTGEKPYECRECGEAFIRKPQLIKHQVTHTGEKNYQCSDCEEAFFKKSELIRHQKTHLGEKPYGCVECGKTFFGKSQLLTHQRTHTGEKPYECGECGRAFTQKSSLISHQRTHTGEKPYECRDCGKTFSEKSSLVHHQRTHTGEKPFECSECRKAFAWKPQLLRHQRIHTGEKPYECSECGKAFVQKVQLIKHQRNHTGEKTYGCNECAKAFFEKAQLIIHQRIHTGERPYKCSECGKSFTRKSHLMRHQRIHTGDKYYGCSECGTAFSRKSQLMAHQRTHVI
- the ZNF605 gene encoding zinc finger protein 605 isoform X2 — protein: MLENYSNLVFLGYQIIKPDATFRLKREQPWRTDEVLSQNFSEEVWLDNNLKMWHQHNQDTLRRMERGREYDVFRKIFHSSINFVHLGMRPYKCGTGEKNVRHPFEFLISKNNYGRKKLDELSKKLLFYIKPDRTHGGVKYCGCNMCRKASSRGAWLIADHVTHTGVCLCMECGKVFNKKSQLLIHQRTHTGEKPYGCSECGKAFSQKSLLTIHQRTHSGEKPYGCGECQKAFSRKSLLILHQRTHTGEKPYGCSECGKAFSRKSQLKRHQRTHTIEKPYGCSECGKAFSQKLKLITHQRTHTGEKPYQCSDCGKAFFWKSQLITHQRTHTGKKPYACNECTKAFSRNSLLIRHQRIHTGEKPYECRECGEAFIRKPQLIKHQVTHTGEKNYQCSDCEEAFFKKSELIRHQKTHLGEKPYGCVECGKTFFGKSQLLTHQRTHTGEKPYECGECGRAFTQKSSLISHQRTHTGEKPYECRDCGKTFSEKSSLVHHQRTHTGEKPFECSECRKAFAWKPQLLRHQRIHTGEKPYECSECGKAFVQKVQLIKHQRNHTGEKTYGCNECAKAFFEKAQLIIHQRIHTGERPYKCSECGKSFTRKSHLMRHQRIHTGDKYYGCSECGTAFSRKSQLMAHQRTHVI